The Bradyrhizobium ottawaense genome window below encodes:
- a CDS encoding YciI family protein, which yields MLFAIHAVDRAGALPTRLANYDAHKAFLSDTSRFGVKIVMSGPLVSDDGQTMIGSLFLIEAPGRGEVEAFNRADPFAAAGIWEKVTITSFLRRQG from the coding sequence ATGCTGTTCGCCATTCACGCCGTCGACCGCGCCGGCGCGCTGCCGACCCGGCTTGCCAATTACGATGCCCACAAGGCTTTCCTCAGCGACACCTCGCGCTTCGGCGTCAAGATCGTGATGTCGGGGCCGCTCGTCTCCGACGATGGTCAGACGATGATCGGCAGCCTGTTCCTGATCGAGGCACCGGGTCGTGGCGAAGTCGAAGCCTTCAATCGCGCCGACCCCTTTGCCGCCGCCGGCATCTGGGAAAAGGTCACGATCACGAGCTTCCTGCGCCGGCAGGGTTGA
- a CDS encoding sugar ABC transporter substrate-binding protein, whose product MRQQKLAYLALPLLMAAAFTSEARADGETIAVFTKNQTNPFFQTVRVGADNMAKTLNAKTLQYIPTKPDSIPEQLSQIEDVVVKKPSAIVFTPVDYKAMVPGVEKINEAKIPVVNITDRSAGGKFLSFVGADDYSLGLETARFLLKTLGGKGNIVIIEGVKGSLTNVDRVRGFNDALKETPGAKLLASQPGNYQRLQALQVMENLMQSNSQIDGVLAANDAMAVGAIEALDGANRKAQVIGINGTKEAIDAIKSGKLLASGDYNGFAQGCLGTMMAIRSLRNQPVIAEIVLKPTVITKDNFGPFDVPLEQRTCPTFEEAGKLSAK is encoded by the coding sequence CTTACCTCGCACTGCCGCTGCTGATGGCGGCCGCGTTCACCAGCGAGGCGCGCGCCGACGGCGAGACCATCGCCGTCTTCACCAAGAACCAGACCAACCCGTTCTTCCAGACGGTGCGGGTCGGCGCCGACAACATGGCGAAGACGCTGAACGCCAAGACGCTGCAATACATCCCGACCAAGCCCGACAGCATCCCGGAGCAGCTGAGCCAGATCGAGGACGTCGTCGTGAAGAAGCCGAGCGCGATCGTGTTCACGCCGGTTGACTACAAGGCGATGGTGCCCGGGGTCGAGAAGATCAACGAGGCCAAGATCCCCGTCGTCAACATCACCGACCGCTCCGCGGGCGGCAAGTTCCTCTCCTTCGTCGGCGCCGACGATTACAGCCTCGGGCTCGAGACCGCGCGCTTCCTGCTCAAGACGCTGGGCGGCAAGGGCAACATCGTCATCATCGAGGGCGTCAAGGGCTCGCTGACCAATGTCGATCGCGTCCGCGGCTTCAACGACGCGCTGAAGGAGACCCCCGGTGCGAAACTCCTGGCGTCGCAGCCGGGTAACTACCAGCGCCTCCAGGCGCTCCAGGTGATGGAGAACCTGATGCAGTCGAATTCGCAGATCGACGGCGTGCTGGCGGCCAACGACGCCATGGCGGTCGGCGCGATCGAGGCGCTCGACGGCGCCAACCGCAAGGCCCAGGTGATCGGCATCAACGGTACCAAGGAGGCGATCGACGCGATCAAGTCCGGCAAGCTGCTCGCGAGCGGCGACTACAACGGATTTGCCCAAGGCTGCCTCGGCACCATGATGGCGATCCGGTCCTTGCGCAACCAGCCCGTCATCGCCGAGATCGTGCTGAAGCCGACTGTCATCACCAAGGACAATTTTGGGCCGTTCGACGTGCCGCTGGAGCAGCGGACCTGCCCGACCTTCGAGGAGGCCGGCAAGCTCAGCGCGAAGTAA